GGGTGGGGGGCATGTCCGTCACCGTATCGCGTGCCTCAGACGGTTCTGATCTCCCGCTCCAGCTGCGTGGCGAGCGTGACGTAGCGGGGGCGGCGGTGCACCGGGACCAGACCCCGGATCAGCAGGTGCCACATCTCGGCGACCCGGCGCGGAAGCCGTCCAGTGGGTTCGAGCGAGCGGCCGGCGACCCGGGTGCCGACGAAGAAGGAGACCAGGGAGTGCGCGACGATGCCGACGTCGACATCGCTGTGCACATCGGCCTCTCGGACGGCCTGGTTGAACTTCCGGGTGGCGAACTCCAGCCATACGGCGAACGGATGCCTGAGCGGCGGCCGTATGGCGATGTCGGCGGTGGCGAGGCGGAGCGCGGCGCGTGGCACCGGGTCCTCCACGGCGAGCCTGGCGACCCCGAACGTGGTGCGCATCAGGGCCTCCAGCGAGGAGCAGCCGCGGCTCTCGACCTCGGCGACGAGCTGCCGCCCGGCCTTGGCGTTGAGTTCCAGGATGGCTTGGGCGAGGTCCTCCTTGGCGGCGAAGTGGAAGTACAGCGCACCCTTGGTGACCTTCGCGTGTGCGACGATGTCGCTCAGGCTGGTGGACTCGTAGCCGTGCCGGTCGAACAGATCGGCGGCGGCCGTGATGATCGTTGCCCGGGTCTGCTCGGCGCGTAACTGCCTCGCCATCCTGGGACCCTCCTCGCGACTCGTACGAACGGGACATGCGGTTTGTTTTTAACCCCTCGCACACGATAACTCACCGAATGGCAACGGGAGTCCGGGGCGCGGGCCGACGGTACGACACGTGTCACCCGCGGATCCGGCAGCGGACGGCCCCTCGGCGGTCCGTGAACGGACGAGACCAGAACGGTTCCCCCTTCCTTGCCCGACTGCCCCGGGCAGCCGCGGGGGCGGCGGGTGCCGGACCCATGATCGCCACGATACGAGGCCGACGGCCGGCTCCTCAACGGGGTCACCGAGGAGGCGCAAAACATCCCAACCGGTCGGTGCATTCGCGCCCCTGAGCCACCGATGCGCCGGTCCGGCTGAACACCCCCAGCCCCGCCGCCGTACTGGACACCGCAGACCCCGTACCCGCAGCTGCCGAGGAGACATCCCGGATGACTCGGACGACCGCCCGCCTGAGCGTCACGGCGGCCGCCGCCGCGGCCCCGCTCCTGCTCCTGTCGTGGGCGGCGGGGTCTGCCCAGGCACACGGAGCCCCCACAAACCCGGTCAGCCGGGTCTACGCCTGCTCCCCCGAGGGCGGCGACGCGGCACGCTCGGCGGCCTGCCGGGCGGCGGTCACGGCGAACGGCTCCCCGTTCACCGCGTGGGACAACCTGCGCGTGGCGGGGGTGAACGGCCGGGACCGGCAGACGATTCCGGACGGCAGACTGTGCAGCGGGAACCTGCCGGCGTACCGGGGCCTGGACCTGGCTCGGCGGGACTGGCCGGCGACACGGCTGACGCCCGGCGGCAGGCTGACGATGACGTACGCCTCGACGATCGCGCACACGGGCACGTTCAGGCTGTACCTGACCAAGCCGGGTTACGACCCGGCGAAACCGCTGACCTGGTCCGATCTGCCGGAGCGGCCCTTCGCCCAGGTCACGGACCCCCCGCTGCGGGAGGGGGCGTACCACATCGCCGCGACGCTGCCGACGGACCGGACGGGGCGTCAGGTCCTCTACACCGTCTGGCAGAACAGCAGCACGCCGGACACCTATTACTCGTGTTCCGACGTGGTCTTTCCGGACAAGGGCGGGAAGGCGGGGGATGCGGGGGAGGCGGCAGTGACACCGGTGACGACGGCGAGTTCGACCCCCGCCGCCGATGGGCGCGCCGCCCAGGACATGGGCCCTTCCGCGCCCGTACTGGCGGGCGGCGCCGCCGCGGTGCTGGTGCTCACCGGGGGCGCCGCCCTTGCCGTGCGTCTACGACGACGCTGAACTCGGCCTTCCTGGTGCTCAGTTGACGTAGACCTGGGCGCCGCCGTCCGCCACGGGCGCGTACTTGGCGGTGAAGTAGCCGCTGGCAAAGCACAGCGACGAACCGGAGCTCTTGGTGAACTGCTGGTTGGTGAAGCTGATGCTGCTGTCGCTGTTGTCGGCCTTCCCGGTCAGGGAGGCCGCCTGGTAGACGCAGGTGATGGAGCCCAGCAGCGTCTTCAGCTTGACCGTGGTCTGGATGCTGGAGCCGCTGGCCGGCGAGACGGTGAGGGTGCCGTCGGAGGCGACCGTCGCCGTGTAGGGCAGGTTGTCGACGGTGATGCTGCTGACGCCGGTGACGCCGATGACGTTGCTGGTACAGGAGGCGGCGTCGAAGGTGTGCCCGGTGACGGACTCGGTGGCCGTGCCGGGGGCAGCCGGGTTGCCGGTGACCGCGGCGGTGAACTGGGAGGACGTGCACCTGACGCCGCTGGTGCCGGTCGCGCTGGAGTAGAGCGTGGCAAGGGTGCCGGAGGCCAGCGGGGCGGTGAGGGTGTCGCCGGTCGCGACGGCGGTGCCACCCGTGGAGCCGGTGGTGAGCACGGCGGTGCCGTCGGCGGAGGCGGGGGCGGGCGCGGCCATCGCGAGGGCGAGTGCGGTGGCGGTGCCGGCGAGGGCGAGGAGGGGTCGCGTACGCATGGGGGGTGCCTCTTTCCTGGGTGGGGTCCGGATGAGGTGGGGTGGGGGTCGCGGTGAGGGGTGCGGACAGCGCCGTGAGACGTGGCGCGGGGGTGTGCGCGGGTGGCCGCCGGCGCAGGGCCGTGGCGCCTTCTCCGTACGCGACGGAACCGGCGACGGCGGCGGTCCGGGCACCGGCCGAAGGCCTCGGGGGAAGGCCTCCGGCCGGGCCGGCGGAGGGCGGCCGGGCACGGCCGGGGGAAGGGACCGTGCGCAGCCGCACCGATGTGAACGGTTTCCATGAGCCGAGATGAGCGGCTGACGTGAGCGGCCAGGAGACACGGCCGGTGCCGCTCGGCGGATCCGGCGCCACGGATCCGTGAAACAGGGGAATTTGTAGACCTGATCAACCGTCAACGTCAAGTCTTTCTAGGGGAGTTGAGGGAGCCGGTCGCGCCCTGCGCACATCCGACACCCTTTTTTCACATCTCCCTTGACCCTCCGAAGTAACCGGCGGTAACTTCCTCGAAGGCTACGGTCGCGTAACGAGAAAGCCCTTGCTTCGCCGGGAGTGCGAGGAGGCGTACGCGGCGGTCGCCGTCCGCGCCAGGACACCGCGCCACTGAAGCCCGACCCGCGTTGATCCATGCCCATGGGAGCAGACATGGCCTCGTCCCCGGACGTCCCGTCCGACGGCAACACCCCCGAGAATCCGGGAAACGGTTCTCCGTCCGAAGCACCTCAGGCAGCCGCCGCCGGGACCACCGGTGGCGGCGAGAGACGAGGCCGGGTCCGGGCCCGCCGGGCCGCGGTGATGGCGGTGCCCGCCACCCTCGTCGCCGCCGCTCTCGCGGTCCTCACCGCACAGGGGGCGCTGGGCGTGCAGTTCGCGATCTCCGGCATGCCGTTCACGGTCACCGCGACCGAGCTGAACGGAACCGGTTTCGAGCAGTTCGGCGGCCTCGACACCATGGCGGACGGCAGCCCGAACGCCGGGGACACCGGCGGTCAGGTGCTCGTCGTCACCTCCGCGATCAAGAACGCCACGCTCACCAAGCTGTGCCAGAGCGTCGACCTCGGCGGCACCAACCTGCTGATCACGGCGGGCAGCGGCGCGGACAAGGTGCAGGCGAGCGACCTGACCACCGACTCCTCGGAGCTGTCCGGCGACGCGGCGTTCAAGAACATCGAGATCGGCAACGACGCGAGCACGCTGACCAAGGCGGGCGTGAAGGGCCCGATCGGGGTGTTCAGCCAGCAGGCCGACACCGTGCGCATCGCCAACCTGCGGCAGACCAACTACGCAACCACCGCCGGTGTGTTCAAGCTTCCCGGTCTCAAGCTCCGCTTCAGCGGCTCGGGTTGCTGATCGCGGTGCCGGACGGTCCACGCCCAGGAGCGCGCGCCGCCTTCCGCGGGTGGCGGGCCCGCCGGCCGTTCTGGGGCGGGCTGCTGCTCGCCCTGGCCGGCGGCGAGATCCTGCTCACGGAGAAAGCCTCGCTGAAGGTCGTGATGCACATCGGCATGCAGGGGCTGGCCGGCTATCTGCTGCCGTCGCTGATGGCGCTGCTGGGCCTGCTGATCCTCTTCAACCCCGCGCAGCGGCTCTTCTACTCCCTCACCGGCGTCCTGCTCTCGCTGGGCACCTGGGTCACCTCGAACCTGGGCGGCTTCTTCATCGGCCTCCTGCTGGGCGTCACCGGCAGCTGCCTCACCTTCGGCTGGCTCCCCGACCAGGAGCCGCGCGTCAGCCGCCGCAAGCGCCGCAAGCAGGCAAGGGCGGCGGCACGTACGGTGGCGGAGGGGGCGCAGGGCACGGCGGCCTGAGGGTACGGGGTCGTACGGCTGCCCCGGCGGGGACCTGCCCGGCGCCCGTGCGGTGTACGGGCGCTCAGAGGCGAGGCCGGGCCTTGGCCACGGCGAGGGCGAGGGCGTACCGGCCGAGGACGGCGGCGAGCAGCAGGTGGTACCCGGCGGGCAGGGCCGTCATGCCGAGCGCGGCGCCGAGCGGGCTGGGCGGTACGACGACCCGGTGCGTGCGGGCCGGCAGCGCCGCGCCGCGCGTGAGGCACGTGGTGACGATCACCGGCAGCGTCTCGGGGGTGATCCCGACCGCCAGCGACACGGCGAACGGCAGGGTCTGCGGGCCCCGGCCGCGCAGCGCCGCGCCCGCCATGAGCACCAGCGGCGGGGCGAGCAGCATGAACCGGACCAGCACCCAGGCGATGCCGTGCACGGAGCGGTCGAAGGCGCTGGGCGCACGCGGCTGCGGCGACCGCTGCGCGGCGGCGAACCGGGTGCGCGGCCCGGTCGCCACTACGACCGCGGTGGCACCGCCCGCCACGACCGCGCCGCCCTGGAAGCACGGATGGGACTCGGCGAGCGGCTCCGGCAGTTCGGTGGCGGCCTTGGACACGGGCGCGGACGCGCCGGTGAGGGCGGCCTCGCGCACCGTCAGCCCGCGGGCGCGCGGCAGTCGTACGTCGGCGGGCACGAGGTCGCCGGGGCCGGGCCGTACGACGTCGCCGGGGACCGGTTCGGCCACCGGGATCTCGTGGGCGGGTCGGCGGTGGCGCCGGTGCGGCGCAGCACGGTGGCCGTGCCGGCGACCGGTTCGCGCAGGGCGGCGAGCGCGTGGTCGGCGCGGCGCTCACCGGCCGCGCGCGGCACGCAGCCGACGGCGACCAGGGAGAGGATCACCGTGGCGGTGCCCCAGGAGGCGACGAACGCCGGGACCAGGCCGAGGGCGAGGAGCACGGCGGTGAACGGGGCGCGCACACCGCGCAGGCTGCGCCGGAGCGCGGTAGGGGTGTGCGGGCGGGGCGGGGGGTCGCCGTATGCGGCGAGCCGTACGGCGGCCTCCAGGTGCTGCGGCTCCTGGACACCGGCCCGCGCGGACTCAGGGAGGTGCCGCGGCGGGTCCGGGCACCGGGCCCGCCGGGTTCTCAGAGGCCACGGAGGAGGCGGGCCGGGGCCGGGACGGCGGCGTCCCGTTCGGCGAGCCGGCCGACGAGCAGGCGTACGACGTCGACGACGGCGGCCTGTGCGGCGGCGTCCACGAAGTACACCTGGCGGCGGCCCTCGCGACGGGAGCGGACGAGCCCGGCGAGTTTCAGCTTGGTCAGGTGCTGGCTGACGGCGGGCAGCGCGCCGCCGACCCGCCCGGCGAGCCCGGTGACGTCGCTCTCCCCCTGGATCAGCGCCCACACGATGTGCAGCCGGGCGGGCGAGGCGAGCAGACCGAAGGCGGCGGCCGCCTCGGCGAGCACCTCGGCGGAGGGGTCCAGGTGGCCGGTGCCGGGAGCTGTCGCCACTGTCGCCTTCCTCTGCTTCCTTGGTGTCGTGCCGGGTTCGGTGGGTGTGGGCATTCAGTTTAGGTCCGCAGGAACTTCTCGGTGGCGCCATGAGTTTCTATGATGTGCGCGCTCGTGGCCGCCGCGGACGGGACCGTCGCCCCCTCGGAGCGGCAGCGGGTGGCTCAGCTCATCGCGACGAACGAGGTGTTGCAGAACTTCCCGGCGGACGACCTCAGGCGCCGCTTCGAGGAGAACCTGAACAAGCTGACGACCGACTTCGCCTTCGGCAAGGTGAGCGTGCTGCAGGAGATCGCGAAGGCGAAGAAGAAGCCGGCCGAGGCGCGGGCGGTCGTCCAGATCGGCATCGTGATCGGCGGCGCGGACGGCGACTTCGACAAGACGGAACAGGCGGTGGTGCGCGAGGCGTGCTACACGCTGGACCTGCCGCCGCACGAGTTCGACCTCTGAGCCGGCCGGACCGCGCGAGGATGGGGGCATGCTCGACGAACTCGACCGTGCCCTCATCCACGCCCTGCACCTGGACGGCCGCGCGCCGTTCAGCAGGATCGCCGAGGTGCTCGGGGTCTCGGCGCAGACCGTGGCCCGCCGTTACCGCCGGCTGCGCACGGAGGCGGGGCTGCGCGTGGTGGGCCTCGCCGACCCGGACCGGGCGGGCCGCGCGCAGTGGCTGGTCCGGCTGACGGCGACGGCACGTTCTGCGCGGGACATCGCCGGGGCGCTGGTGCGGCGGCCGGACACGTCCTGGGTGAAGCTGACTTCGGGAGGCACGGAGATCACGGCGGTGATCCACGCCCCGGCCGAGGACTCCTCCCCCGGCTCCCTCCTGCTGCATGACGTGCCGCGCACCAGCGGCATCACCGCCGTCTCCGCGCACTGCCTGCTGCACACCTACCTGGGCGGTCCCGCCAACTGGCGGCGCAGCGCGCAGGCACTGGATCAGGAGCAGCAGGCAGCGCTGGAGTACCGGGAGAGCGCCGAGGGAGTACGGCAACCGGGGCCGGAGGACGGGGAGTTGCTGGCGGCGCTGGAGCGGGACGGGCGGGCCGGGCAGCAGGAGCTGGCCCAGGAGACGGGCTGGTCGCCCACGACCGTGGCCCGGCGGCTGGCCGAACTCCGCGCGTCGGGCGCGCTGTTCTTCGACGTGGAGGTGGACGCCGGGCTCTTCGGCGTCCACACCCGGGCCCTGCTGTGGCTGTCGGTGCGCCCGGCGGACCTGGAGAAGGCCGCGCTCGCCCTGGCCGGCCATGACGAGCTGGCCTTCGTGGCCGCGACCACCGGCCGCACCAACCTGGTCGCCCAGGCCCTGTGCCGCGACCCGGCCGACCTGCACCGCTATCTCACCCGGCGGCTCGGTGCGCTGCGGGAGATCGACGCGCTGGAGACGAGTCCCGTGCTGCGTACGCTCAAGGCGGCGAGTCCGGTGCTGACGGATCTGGCGAGGGTACGGCGTCTCCACACGCCCACCCACCGGGTCGGTTGAGACCGCACGCGGCTGCGGGTGCGTGGTGGCTGGTCGCGCCCACGCGGCGGAGCCGCATAGTGATGCGGCCCCGCGCCCCGTGGGGAGCCGCGGTGCCCCGCCTAGTGTGATGCGCCTGAAATCGCAGGCTTAAGTCTCTCGCTGATTTTCGGTGGCTGGCGGAGTGAGCTTGGTGAGGTAGTCGGCGAGGGATTTGAGGATCTCGTCGGCGGTCTTGGTCCAGGTGAAGGGCCGGGGGTTCTCGTTCCATGAGTCGATCCAGGCCCTG
Above is a genomic segment from Streptomyces fodineus containing:
- a CDS encoding ScbR family autoregulator-binding transcription factor; protein product: MARQLRAEQTRATIITAAADLFDRHGYESTSLSDIVAHAKVTKGALYFHFAAKEDLAQAILELNAKAGRQLVAEVESRGCSSLEALMRTTFGVARLAVEDPVPRAALRLATADIAIRPPLRHPFAVWLEFATRKFNQAVREADVHSDVDVGIVAHSLVSFFVGTRVAGRSLEPTGRLPRRVAEMWHLLIRGLVPVHRRPRYVTLATQLEREIRTV
- a CDS encoding lytic polysaccharide monooxygenase auxiliary activity family 9 protein, translating into MTRTTARLSVTAAAAAAPLLLLSWAAGSAQAHGAPTNPVSRVYACSPEGGDAARSAACRAAVTANGSPFTAWDNLRVAGVNGRDRQTIPDGRLCSGNLPAYRGLDLARRDWPATRLTPGGRLTMTYASTIAHTGTFRLYLTKPGYDPAKPLTWSDLPERPFAQVTDPPLREGAYHIAATLPTDRTGRQVLYTVWQNSSTPDTYYSCSDVVFPDKGGKAGDAGEAAVTPVTTASSTPAADGRAAQDMGPSAPVLAGGAAAVLVLTGGAALAVRLRRR
- a CDS encoding Tat pathway signal sequence domain protein, with the protein product MRTRPLLALAGTATALALAMAAPAPASADGTAVLTTGSTGGTAVATGDTLTAPLASGTLATLYSSATGTSGVRCTSSQFTAAVTGNPAAPGTATESVTGHTFDAASCTSNVIGVTGVSSITVDNLPYTATVASDGTLTVSPASGSSIQTTVKLKTLLGSITCVYQAASLTGKADNSDSSISFTNQQFTKSSGSSLCFASGYFTAKYAPVADGGAQVYVN
- a CDS encoding DUF6230 family protein is translated as MASSPDVPSDGNTPENPGNGSPSEAPQAAAAGTTGGGERRGRVRARRAAVMAVPATLVAAALAVLTAQGALGVQFAISGMPFTVTATELNGTGFEQFGGLDTMADGSPNAGDTGGQVLVVTSAIKNATLTKLCQSVDLGGTNLLITAGSGADKVQASDLTTDSSELSGDAAFKNIEIGNDASTLTKAGVKGPIGVFSQQADTVRIANLRQTNYATTAGVFKLPGLKLRFSGSGC
- a CDS encoding DUF6114 domain-containing protein, with amino-acid sequence MPDGPRPGARAAFRGWRARRPFWGGLLLALAGGEILLTEKASLKVVMHIGMQGLAGYLLPSLMALLGLLILFNPAQRLFYSLTGVLLSLGTWVTSNLGGFFIGLLLGVTGSCLTFGWLPDQEPRVSRRKRRKQARAAARTVAEGAQGTAA
- a CDS encoding ArsR/SmtB family transcription factor — encoded protein: MATAPGTGHLDPSAEVLAEAAAAFGLLASPARLHIVWALIQGESDVTGLAGRVGGALPAVSQHLTKLKLAGLVRSRREGRRQVYFVDAAAQAAVVDVVRLLVGRLAERDAAVPAPARLLRGL
- a CDS encoding Lrp/AsnC family transcriptional regulator translates to MLDELDRALIHALHLDGRAPFSRIAEVLGVSAQTVARRYRRLRTEAGLRVVGLADPDRAGRAQWLVRLTATARSARDIAGALVRRPDTSWVKLTSGGTEITAVIHAPAEDSSPGSLLLHDVPRTSGITAVSAHCLLHTYLGGPANWRRSAQALDQEQQAALEYRESAEGVRQPGPEDGELLAALERDGRAGQQELAQETGWSPTTVARRLAELRASGALFFDVEVDAGLFGVHTRALLWLSVRPADLEKAALALAGHDELAFVAATTGRTNLVAQALCRDPADLHRYLTRRLGALREIDALETSPVLRTLKAASPVLTDLARVRRLHTPTHRVG